Genomic segment of Thiomonas sp. FB-Cd:
ACCGCCACATGCGCTGAGGCTCGCGCTCAAAGCCATGATCAGCAGCGCCTTGTTATATGTTCCCATCACGTCTCTCCTTGGCAAACCACTTCCGTTTCTGCTTCATGCACCAGTTCACGACCGGTCTAGCGGCTGTCGCCTCGGTGACGAAGCAGCGGTCAACGCTCAGCACCCGTCGTGGCAACCCCCGACATTGAGGGTATTTTTAAACGAAGCGACACGTTTTGACACAGATCATGGTCTCGCTGACGGGCGATCGCCATTGCATGCGTTTGGGAATGGGACCGTGATGCGCCCAGGCTCAGCGTGTTAGGCGAGCCAGCTCCGGGAGTGTGCATCATGGCCATGCGCCGCCGCGACAGTCTCGAGTGTGATTTCCGCTGTGCAGTCGTTTGCTGCGCAGACATGGTCGCCCGAGCGACCCAATCCGAAGCGCAAACGCCGCTCCGCGCCGCGGGCACGGTCTGAGTGCTCAGGCTGCAACGAAGGGAAGTGGCATCCCCGGCGTGTGCCGGAGGTGCCGGGCCACTACGGCAATCGCATCACTTCGCCAGTTCGCTGATCTTGGCCTGGCGCAACTTGCCATCCTGGATCAATGCAAGGAACGCATCGGACTCGGTGCCGCCGTTGCTGTCGATTCCGGTAAAGTCTTGGGGATTCTGCGACGCGGGCAAGGCCTTGAGGGCGGCGGACATGTCGGCCCGAATTGCGGTGGCGTCGGTGGCGCTTCCGGCCATCTTCATGGCTGCGGCCAGCGCATGCACCATGGTGTAATTAAAAGCCATTTCAGATGTCGGAACCGTTCCGCCATGGCCCTTGGCATAGGCGGCAACGTATGCCTTCATGGCGGGACGGGCATCCGAAACCAGGGGCAGCACACCGATCGATCCGTCCATCGGGGGGTAGCCGCCCAGAACCTTGGCCATCTCGTCGAACTTGGCTTGGTCCATCACGGCAAATCCACCCTTGAAACCGAGGTCACGCGCCTGCTTGACCACGAGCGCCGTTGGTTCGGACGGTCCCCCCACGAACATCACGTCAGGCTTCGCCGCCAGCACACGGCTCACTCCGCTGTAAAAGTCCGCTGATTTGTTGTACGAGATGGGGTTGTCGGCGACCACCTTGCCGCCTGCCTTTTCCCAGCCTTCGCGGAAAATCTTTGACCAAGCCTTGCCGTAGTCGGTGTCCGACGGTGCGAGCGCGACGGACTTGCCGAAAAGCTTCATCTCCGTGTGTGCATAGGCGGGCACGTAGCTTGCAAAGGATGGCGGGATGCGAATGGTCAGCTTGTTGCCTGCCTGCGTGATGCTCGGCACGCTGGAGTACGCCATCAGCAGAAAATTGGCTTGCGTGTTGAATGTCTGCAGGGCGAAGATGCCCCCGGCATGGGGACAAAAAATGACTGGCGTTTTGTCCTGTTCGACGAGGCGTCTGCCGTTGATGGCCGCCTGCGCCGGGTTGTACTGATCATCCAGTGCGATGACTTTGAACGTGTACGTTTTTCCCTTGATGGTCACGCCACCGGCGGCGTTGACCTCGTCGACTCCCATCTCGATGCCTGACAGCACGTTTTTGCCGTACTGTGCCGCTCCGCCACTCAGCGGCCCGGTGTAGCCGATATTGATCACATCCTGCCCGTGAGCGGCCGCGCCGAAGGCCGCGGCCGTGGCTACGGCCAGTGAGAGTTTTTTCAGGGTTGTGAATGCACGCATGCTTGTCTCCTTTGGATTTGGAATCAACCAATCGGCATGGAATCCGAGGGATTCCTAGGTGCCGATATACGCTTTGCGTATGCTTTCGTCGTGCAACAGCGCTGTGGCGTTGCCCTCCATGACTACCCTGCCCTGTTCGATGACGTACGCGCGGTTTGCGATACGCAACGCTGCATGGGCGTTTTGTTCGGCAAGCAGGACCGTGGTCCCGGCTTTGTTGATCGCTTGGATGACCTCGAACATCTGCTTGACCACTAGCGGCGCAAGCCCAAGCGAAGGCTCGTCGAGAAGCAGCAACTTGGGTTGGCCCATCAAAGCGCGTCCGATCGCCACCATCTGCTGTTGACCGCCACTGAGGGAACCGGCTGGTTTGTCGCGCTTTTCCGCAAGGTCGGGAAAAAGCGCGAACACCTGATCCAAGCGATCTTGCAAGGCAGCCTTCTCGCGGCGGTGCACATAGGCACCGAGTTGCAGGTTTTTCAATACGGAAAGCTGCCCGAAGAGCTTGCGACCTTCCGGACAGTGGACGAGTCCATGCGCGACGATTTGCGGTGCGCGCAGGTGGGCAAGGTCCAGTTCCCCCCACCGCACCTGCCCAGAGCGAATGCGCAGCAAACCACTAAGGGCATGGAACAAGCTGCTTTTTCCAGCGCCGTTCGCACCGAGCAGCACCACCAATTCGCCTTCGTGCACCTGCATGTCGACGCCCTGTAAGGCAAGAAAAGCGTCGTAACCTACCGTCACTCCCTCAAGCCTCAGCATCGGGCACTCCCAGGTAGGCATGAATGACATGAGGATTTTCGCGGATGGCCTCCGGCGCGCCTTCCGCGATTTTCTTGCCATGGTTGAGAACGATTACGGTATCGGCCAAACGCATGACCATGTCCATTTTGTGCTCCACCAGGCAGACCGTCAGGCCGCTCAAGGCAAGCTTGCGAATGAGGTCGGCCAATCGCGCGGTTTCCTCCGGATTGATGCCCCCCGCGGGCTCATCAAGAAGGATGAGCTTCGGCTCGGTCGCTAGTGCCAGTGCAATGGCGACGCGCTTGCGCTGCTCTTGCGTGATATCGCCGGCCAGGCGGTGCGCCACATCACGCAAACCGACGAATTCGAGAGCGCCTTGCGCTTTGGCGCGGCACAGCGCCTCCTCGCGGCGCAGCCGCGAGGAGCCCAACAGTGCATCCCACAAGCCTGCTCGAGTGCGCAGGCGGTGGCCGATGATCAGGTTGTCCAGGACGCTGGCATGGTCGAAGAGTTGGCAACTTTGAAAGGTCCGTGCAATGCCGAGCCGCGCCATATGGTCAGGACGCGATCCCGTGACGGCTTGCCCCTCGAGGCGAATGGACCCGCAGCTGGGCTTGCAGACTCCGCTGATGAGATTGAAAAAGGTTGTTTTGCCGGCGCCGTTCGGCCCGATGATGGCTGTGATGCTGCCTCGGGCGATACGCGTGCTGACGCCGTCGACAGCAGCCAGCCCCCCGAAACGCACACCCAAGTCATGGATTTCAAGCATGGCCGTGTCTTTGTGCCGCGGCGGCTCTGTGTTCGTGCGCGGGTGCCGCATCAGGTTGTGCGACGGCCAAGGCCTGCGAGTCACGCCGGGCGCGCCAGTTGCGAAGGGTGCCGACCATGCCGGCAGGCAGGAAAATGAGGAGCACGACCAGCAGCGGGCCGAATACGATCATGCGGTAGTCCTGCATGAACTGCAAGTATTGCGTGATCCAGGGCAGGACCAATGAGCCGACTATCGGTCCGGCAACCGTACCCAGCCCACCGATGAGCATGGCCGTGACCATGTCGAAGGTGTGAGCGATGTTGGCCACATCCGGGCCCAGGAAACGAATGGTCCCCGCATACAGTCCACCGGCCAACCCGGCGTAAAACACGGAAAGTACGAAGGCCAGCAGTTTGGTGCGCATGAGAGGAATGCCCAGAGCTTCGGCTAACGGCTCGCTGTTTCGCACGGCCATGAAGCTGCGCCCAACCAGGGAGCGCACGATGCGCTGCATCATCCACGTCATCATGACAAGTGCACCGAGTGCCAGGTAGTACTGGGCGCGTGGCGTGGAGAATTGCACGGGGCCAAAGCCTGGAGGTGCCGGAATGCCGATGATGCCGCTCACACCGTGGGTAAGACCATCCCACTTTTCGATGACCAGATTAATGATCGTGCCCACGCAGAGCGTGAATATCGCGAAGTAATACCCGCGCAGGCGCAGCGACAGCCAGCCAATGGGCATGCCCAATACGGCTGGAACCACTCCCGACAACATGAAGGCCCACCAGAACGGAACTCCATGGTCAACCGTGAGGATGCCCACCGTGTAGGCTCCAATGGCCATGAAGCCGGCGTGTGCCAAGTTGAGCTGCCCCGTATAACCCGTGATGAGATTCAGACCCAGCGTCGCGATGGCATAGATGAAAGCCAGCGCAAGCACGGACAAGACGTAGTCGTTGCCGCCGGCAAGCCACGGCAACGCGATCCCGAGCGCCAGCGGCGCGATCCATATGGCCGAGCGCCGGAACGCTCCCATGTCAGCGAGCACCCTGTGTCAACAAGCCTTGCGGCCGCACCGAGAGAACGACCACGAGCAGCACGAAGGCGATGATGTCCTTGTAGTCGGTGGAGACGTAAAAGCCGCCGAAGCTCTCGGCCATGCCAATGATCAGCCCCCCGAGGATGGCTCCCGGAAAGCTTCCCATGCCGCCGAGAATGATGATCACGAATGCCTTGACGATCACCAGACCGCCCATCGTCGGGTACAAGAGGTTAATGGGCGCGTACAGCACCGCGGCCACGGCAGCGAGCGCACCGGAGATGGCAAACACGAGGTACGTCACCCATCGTGCATCGATGCCGACGAGCGCGGCACCCTGCGGGTCCTGCGCCAAGGCGAGAATGGTGGATCCCGTGATCGTGCGGGTCAGAAACAGGTGCAAGACGATCACCAAGACGAAAGCGGCCGCGATGATGAGAACCCGTTGCAGGGGAAACGGCATGCCTGCGATCTGCAGAACCTGGCCGTACGGGGTGGGCAGGCGATGGAACCCCGCGCCCCAAATGAGTTGGGCAGCAGATTCGAGAAACAGCATGACACCGATGGCACCGATCATGTCGTAAAGCTCAGGCGCCTTGCGCAGCGGCGCAAACACCAGTGCTTGCATCAGCATGCCCAGCAGCGCCACGGTCGTTCCCGCGCCCAGCATGGCCCACCAATAGCCAAGCCCCAGCTTGCTGATCAGCGTATAGGCCACATAACCGCCGACCATGTACAGCGCCCCATGTGCAAAGTTCGGTATATGCAGCACGCCGTAGACCATCGTCAGGCCGAGCGCCACCAGTCCATAAATGGCACCGAGGGTTAGGCCGTTGAACAGCAATTGGACGATCTGGTCCATGGACTCGAAGGGCGTGGCCGCATCCAGATGTAAACAGATGCTGATTGAAACCGCGGGGCCATGCACTGTCAATAGGTGGAATCCTATTCCGCACAGCGGTACAAAAGCAGCCGGGCTTGGCGCGTCGCAACGACGGAGCGAGGCGCACCTTGCGCCCCGATCACTTCACCGATGCCATGCGCTCAAGGCGCCGCTTGCTGGCGTTGGGCCTCGCGCTCTTGCAAAGCACGCCATTGCACTTTGCCCGTGCCCGACTTGGGAAGGCTGTCGACAAATTCGACGATGCGTGGGCTCTTGTACGCCGCCATGTGTTCGTGCGCCCAATCCACAATGGATTGCTCGCTGACTTCGCCTCGAGCCTGCGGCTTGAGGACAACGTAGGCCTTGACCGTCTCCCCGCGCTTGGCATCGACGGCACCCACCACGCAGGCTTCGGCAATGTCCGGATGCTGGTACATCATGGACTCGACCTCTGCGGGCCAGACCTTGTAGCCGGAGGCGTTGATCATGCGCTTGAGACGGTCGACCATGAAAAAATAGCCTTCCTCGTCGACACGACCAAGGTCACCCGTGCGTAAGAAGCGCTTGCCATCCTGGGTGACGAACGCCTCCTCGGTCGCCGTGGGCTGACCCCAGTAACCCTGCATCACCTGGGGACCGTGCACGACAATTTCGCCGACCTCGCCAGCAGGCAAGACGCGCAAGGTTTGCGGGTCAATGACGCGGGCATCCACATCGAAGATCGGGATGCCAAGGCACTGGCGTTTGGGCCGGTCCAGCGGGTTGATGTGGGAGGGAGCCATGGTTTCGGTCATGCCATAGCCCTCCATATAGGTGATTCCGCACAGATCATGGAGCTTCTGCGCCACCGCTTCGGGCATCGCCGCACCACCGCCACCCATGTTCCATACGCTCGAGAGGTCATAGTCGGCGATACGCGGGTTCATCAGGAAGTCCACAACCATGGTGGAGATGGCCTGCCAGGACCCCACTTTGTAGCGCTGTACGCATGCAGCTGCAGCATCGCGGTCCCAGCGGGGTAGCAGGACGACAGTATTGCCGTTGTACAGGGGCCCGTTCATGCTCATTTGCATGCCGGTGACATGGAAGAACGGCAGGACGGCGAGCACCACGGTGTCCTGCGGCATCCGCACCCATTCGATACCACCGACTGCGGTGCTCATGACGCTGTGGTGGGTGTGCATGCAGCCCTTGGGCCTACCGGTGGTGCCGGAGGTGTATGGCATGACGCACAGATCGCTTGGGCCGGTGCTCAAGTGTCCGGGCGCGTGTTGTTCCGCGAGCATGTCCACCCACAGCGTGACATTGGGCTCCGTAAGGTTCTCCCGCGCAGCCGCAACGAACGACGGCACTGCGATGTGGGGGCACTCGGCGACGTAGTCGCTGTACGCAGCCACGATGATGTGCTTCAGGCCTTCGCCCAGAAGTGGGCGCATCTGGGCGAACAGCTCCTGCCCGACAAAGGCCGCCTTGGCCCCGCTGTCGTTCACGTAGTGAGCAAGTTCGAGCGTGAGGTTCATCGGGTTGACCGGAACCACAACGCCGCCCGCACGCAAGATGCCATAGTAGGCAAGCACGAACTGCGGGCTGTTTTGCATGTCAAGCAGGACACGGTCGCCCGCTTGAATTCCGCAGCGTCTTTGCAGGAAGCCAGCAATCGCTTCAGCCTCGCGCTTGAAGGCGCCAAAGCTCAATGTGCCATCGTAGAAAATCAGGAATGGCTTGTCCGGGAACCGCGCTGCCGCCACCTCCACATTGAAGAACAGGTTGGTTTGCGGAATGTGCAAATGTTGCGGCAGGACTTTGGGCCAAACATCCAGATGGCGTGAATTCATGCTCTGTCTCCTTTGTCTTTTCTGTCGACCCAGTCTGCTCTGGTGCGTTGCAGGAACGGTCCCATCTGGGCATTGACCTGCGCCGCATGCGTCGGATTGCTGGCATGTCCGGCTCCCGCGATGACCGCCATGCGGCCGTGACAAAACACCAGCGCTGGACCAGGCCCGCCCGAGTCCCGGAAATTGACACGTTGGCCGTTGACCGGGGCGCGGGGCATCGTGGTCGGACCTGTACGCGAAACGACGATGAATCGCGCTTGACGCTCAACGCTTGGGGCGATACCGCTCCAGCTCGAGTCTTGCGATTTGGTCGCGGTGCACTTCATCGGGGCCGTCGGCAAAGCGCAACGTCCGGGCCTGGGCGTACGCATAAGCCAAGCCGAAATCGTCGCTGACGCCGCCCCCACCATGCGCTTGCAGTGCCCAGTCGATGACTTGGCAGGCCATTGTGGGCGCGGCAACTTTGATCATCGCAATTTCTCTGCGGGCAGCCTTGTTCCCGGCACGATCCATCATATCGGCAGCCTTGAACACCAGCAGTCGGGCTTGGTCGATCAGCAGGCGCGCGTTGGCGATGCGCTCACGTGTCACACCATGGTCGGCAATCGGTCGGCCGAACGCTGTGCGCGCCAGAGCGCGCTTGCACATGGCTTCGAGGGCGCGCTCAGCCAGACCGATCAGGCGCATGCAGTGGTGGATGCGGCCGGGGCCGAGACGTCCCTGGGCGATCTCGAAGCCTCGCCCTTCGCCCAGAAGCATATTGGTGAGCGGCACGCGCACATCGTTGAATGCAATCTCGGCATGGCCATGCGGCGCGTCGTCGTATCCGAAGACCGGAAGATGGCGCAGCACCTGCACGCCGGGTGTGTCCATGGGCACCAGGATCATGGATTGCTGGCGGTACCGGTCCGGATTTTCGGCATCGGTCTTTCCCATGAAAATCAGCACCTTGCAGCGCGGATCGTTGGCTCCGGAGGTCCACCACTTGCGGCCATTGACCACATAGTGCTCGCCGTCACGGCGGATGCTGGCCTGGATGTTGGTGGCGTCGCTGGACGCCACGCCGGGCTCCGTCATTGCAAATCCCGAGCGGATTTCACCTCGGAGCAGAGGGTCGAGCCACTGCGCCTTCTGCTCGGGTGTGCCGTAGCGCTCAAGGACTTCCATATTGCCGGTGTCGGGTGCCGAGCAATTGAATGTCTCCGGTGCAATATGGGAGCGGCCCATGATTTCGCACAGGGGCGCGTATTCAAGATTGGTGAGTCCGGCGCCGCGCTCGGACTCGGGAAGAAACAGGTTCCACAGCCCGGCCTCGCGCGCGCGAGCCTTGAGTTCCTCAATGACCGTGGTCGGCAGCCAGGCATTGCCGGCCTTGCGGTTGGCCTCGACCTCCGCGAAAAATCGTGCCTCGTTGGGATAGACGTGTGCGTCCATAAATGCGGTGACGCGCTCTTGCAGGGCACGCACCTTGTCGCTGTGTGTGAAGTCCATGATGGTTCCTCGAGGGTGAAAAATCCGTTTTCAGGTTGCGTGGGTTGCCTGCACCTGCGCCCAAGCAGCTTCGGCCAGGGGTCTTGCGCGCCGGCCAGCTTCCAGCGCCTGGCTGCTTGACGCGTTCCCCTGCAGAGCGCGCGCCAGTACGCCTTGCAGGATGGCGGCGAGGCGGAACATGTTGAAGGCGGCGTAGTACTCCCAATCAGCCTGCGAAATCGGCGGGCGTTGCGTGCGTGCGCAGTAGCGGGCCACGTACTCGCTTTCGCTCGGAATGCCCAAGGCCGCCAGATCACCGCCGATCAAGCCACGAAACTGGCCGGGTGATAAACGCCAAGCCATGCAGTGGTAGGCAAAATCGGCCAGCGGATGACCCAGGGTGGAGAGTTCCCAGTCAAGCACGGCCAGGATGCGCGGCTCGGTGGGGTGGAAGATCACGTTGTCCAGACGATAGTCGCCGTGCACGATGGCCGTTTCGTCACCGGGCGGGATGTGCGCGGGCAACCATGCGATCAACCGATCCATGGCGTCGATGGGCTCGGTTTCACTGGCGCGGTATTGTTGGGACCAGCGTGCAACCTGTCGGGCGATGTATTGGCCTGGCTTGCCGTAGTCGGCCAGGCCAAGCGCGGCGTAGTCCACACTGTGCAAGGCAGCAATCACCCGGTTCATTTCGTCAAAAATGGCAGCGCGCTCTGCGGGTTGCATCCCTGGCAGCAAGGGGTCCCAGAAAATGCGCCCATCGACGAAGTCCATGACGTAAAACGCCGTGCCAATCACGGACTCGTCAAGGCAAAGCACATGCATGCCGGGCACGGGTACGCCGCTGTCGGCCAGGGCCCGCATGATGCGGTATTCGCGGTCGACGGCATGGGCAGAAGGCAGAAGCTTGCCCGGCGGCTTGCGTCGCAGCACGTACCGTCTGCCGTTCGCCGCCGTAAGCATATAGGTGGGATTGGACTGACCACCCTTGAACTGTTCGACGCGCAGCGGTCCCTGTGCATCGGGAAGATGTGCACGCAGGTAGTCGCTCAGCGCTGCAGCGTCGAAAGCCAGAGCAGGTGCCACTTCGCGCGTGTCAGCTTGCATGGCGCATCCCTTGTTCAGATCAGTTTCACCAACTGTTTGCCGAAGTTTTGACCCTTGAGCATACCGATGAACGCCGCTGGTGCCTGCTCCAGTCCCTGCGCGACGGACTCGCGCCAGTGAAGCTTGCCGCTGGCCACCAAGCCGGCGAGTTCACGCAACGCGGCAGGCCACTGCTCCATGTGTTCGGAGACGATGAATCCCTGCATCTTCAGGCGGCTGACCAAAACGGCGCGGATGTTCTTCACGCAGTAGGGATCGGTGGTGTTGTAGTCGGCAATCAGACCGCACAGCGCGATGCGGGCGAAGGCATTCGTGCGGGCCAGGAGCGCATCAAAGATCTCTCCGCCCACGTTTTCGAACAGGCAATCCAACCCGCCGGGCAATGCCGCTTTCAGATCGTCTTTGAGGTTGCCTGCCTTGTAGTCCACACAGGCGTCAAAGCCGAGTTCCTCGACCACATAGCGGCACTTCTCTGCGCCTCCGGCGACGCCCACAGCGCGGCAGCCTTTGGCTTTGGCCAGTTGACCGACGACACTTCCCACGGCGCCGGAAGCGGCTGTGACCACCACTGTTTCACCGGCCTTGGGCTCGCAAATCGCATTCAGACCGTACCAGGCTGTCACGCCGGGCATGCCCACTGGGCCAAGATAGGCGGATAGTGGCACATGGGTCGTGTCGACCTTTTGCAGGGCGCGTGCGGGGCTGGCGCCGTACAGCTGCCAGCCCAACATGCCGACAACCTTGTCCCCTGGCTGGAATTGGGGATCGCGCGAGGCCACAACCTCACCTGCGGTGCCCCCCACCATCACACCACCCAGGGCGACAGGTTCGGCATAAGACTTGGCGTCCGACATGCGCCCGCGCATATAGGGATCGAGCGAGAGCCAATGATTGCGGACCAGAACCTCGCCCTCACCAGGCTCGGGGACCGGGCCGCTCTCGAGCCGAAAGTGGCTCTCGTCAACCCAGCCCGTGGGCCTGCCAGCAAGGACGATTTGCAGATTGTGATCAGCCATGTGTGTTCTCCATGAAAGTGGCCATGCCATGCGCGTGCAGACGAGCCAGAAGTTGCCGCGCATCATGGCGACCGAGCTCGTAAGCAGCGCGGATGCCGTGCGGGTTGGTGTAGTCCCAGCCTCGGACCGGCACCCGGTGCGATGGCTGAACATAGATACGCTGCGGTGATTGCGGCAAAGGCCGCGCGTACCGGCGGGTGAGCAGTACCAGGGTAATCCCCTGTCGGGGCCCAACGGGAAGCGCGTCAACCGGCACGTTGTCGACCATGCCTCCATCAAGCACCGGTCGTCCATGCAGGCGCAGCGCCGGCGTGAACGGGGGCGTGCAGCTCGAAGCAAGGAGCAGGTCTGCCAAGTCCTCAGGGGTCGGGCAGTCCTGCGCCACCAGAACTTCAGGTACAAAGCCCAGGAGCCGGCCTGCGCGCGGATGCAGCAGCTTGCGAACCTTCTTGTCGAACTGGTAGGCGAAAATTCCGGTCAGCACGCCGCTGCGAGGACCGAGCCAGCGTGGCAGGCGGGAGACCTGCACGTAGATGCGCGGCTGGCTGCGTAATGCATCAAGCGTCTGAGCGTCAAAGATGGAAAGCAATGCTTCGCGATACATTTGGGCATGCGGGAACGCACGCTGGCCCCGCAACAGGCGACCGAGGTAAAAATTGCGCGGGTTACGCGCCGTCATGCGGCCATAATGGTCGAGCGTCTGCGCGGTCTTGCCGGCCAGCAGCATGCAGGCCGTGGCTGCACCCGCTGACACCCCGGCAACCTGCGTGGGCATCAGCCCCTCCGGTTGAAGTACATCCCACATGCCGGCTTGCCACCAGCAACGGTTCCCACCTCCTGCCAGCACAACACTGGTGATCGATGACAGCAGCTCGCGCACGGACGGCACGCTGCCCGGCGCGTTTCGCGGTACGTCGCGAGGCGGCTCGGCGCGCCCTTGCGTGTGCAAAGCGTCGCGTGCATTCAGGAGGGTGTCGCCTTGCATCACCCGGGCTCGTTGACTGGGGCCTCAGACAATGCTTGCACCACCATCCACGGCCAGGCACTGGCCGGTGACGTGGCGCGATGCATCGCTAGCAAAAAAGGCGACCGCGCCCATCAAGTCGTCTTCACCGCCGATGCGAGCCAGCGGGGTTTTCTGGATGACATGGTCGCGCATCGTTTCCAGCAGCCCGGCTGTCATCTTGGATGGGAAAAAACCGGGGAGGATGGCATTGACGCGGATCCCATGCTGTCCCCACTCGGCCGCAAGTGCGCGCGTGAAGTTGATCACCGCTCCCTTGGACGTGTTGTAGGCGATGGTGCGCATCGGCAGCGGGTTGCCCCTCAATCCCGCAATCGATGCGATGTTCACGATGCTGCCCCGGCTTTGGGGAATCATGCTCCGCTTGGCAACCTCGCGCGTCAAGAAGAACACCGCGTCGACGTTCAGATGCATGACCTTGTCCCAAGCTTCGTCGGGATAATCCTCCGCCGCGGCGCCCCAGGTGGCACCCGCATTGTTGACCAGGATGTCGATGGCGCCCACTGTGTCTTGCACTTTCTGCACAAGTGGTGCGATGGCCGCGCGCTGCAGCAAGTCGGCAGGGAAAACATCCGCGTCGAGCCCCAGCGCGCGAAGATGCTCACGGGCCTGGTGCAGTTCATCGGGTTTGCGCGCGACCAAGGCCAGCTTGGCGCCCATTTCACCCAACGCCCGGGCCATCTGCAGTCCGAGGCCGCGCGACCCTCCGGTCACAAGCGCGCAGCGCCCGGTGAGGTCAAAGAGTCGTTGCGCGGTCGCGGTCATGGGTGCTCCTTGTCAGAACCACGCGTCCTGCATCTCGCGGCAGGTCGGGTCGCGTCGGGCTGCGACCTGCAGCCACGCCTGGATTTTCGGCAGCTCGTAGGCATAGAAGTAGCGACATGCCTGGAGCTTCCCGTCGCGCAGATCCGACTTGCCCGTATTGTCGGCCAGGTGCGCAAGTGCCGATTGGGCCACATCGAGCCAGATCCACGCCAGCACCACGTGGCCGAATGCTTGCAGGTACGGCGTGGCATTGGCCAGCGTGGCCGCCGGATCCCCGCCCTCCCAGGCTCGATGGGTGGCCTCCACAAGCTGTTGCAGCGCTGCATTGAGCGCGCCGGCATGCATGTGCAGGCACGGCACCGGTTCGGCACGTGCAATCGTGGCGTGCATGCGTGCAGCCAGGAGCGCAAGCCCTGCGCCGTCCTCCATCACCACCTTGCGACCGAGCAGGTCCAGTGCCTGAATACCATGGGTCCCCTCGTGGATCATATTCAGGCGATTGTCGCGCCAGTACTGCTCCACGGGAAAGTCGCGTGTGTACCCGTAGCCGCCGTGCACCTGGATCGCCAGGCTATTGGCCTCCAGACACCATTCGGAGGGCCAGCTCTTGGCAATGGGGGTGAGCACTTCCAGGAGCAGTCCAGCGTCGCGCGCCGCTGCCGCTTCGCCCGTGCGGTGCTCGTCGACGAGCCGGGCGCAGTACAGTTCCAGGGCCAGGGCGCCCTCGGCATAGGCCTTCTGCGCCAACAGCATGCGCTTGACATCGGCATGGGCGATGATCGCCACGGGCGGCTGCCCCGGATCCTTGCCGGCGGGCCCCAACGGGCGCCCCTGAGGGCGCTGACGCGCATAGGCGAGCGCCGCTTCGTAGCCCGCCATGCCCAACATGC
This window contains:
- a CDS encoding ABC transporter substrate-binding protein, translating into MRAFTTLKKLSLAVATAAAFGAAAHGQDVINIGYTGPLSGGAAQYGKNVLSGIEMGVDEVNAAGGVTIKGKTYTFKVIALDDQYNPAQAAINGRRLVEQDKTPVIFCPHAGGIFALQTFNTQANFLLMAYSSVPSITQAGNKLTIRIPPSFASYVPAYAHTEMKLFGKSVALAPSDTDYGKAWSKIFREGWEKAGGKVVADNPISYNKSADFYSGVSRVLAAKPDVMFVGGPSEPTALVVKQARDLGFKGGFAVMDQAKFDEMAKVLGGYPPMDGSIGVLPLVSDARPAMKAYVAAYAKGHGGTVPTSEMAFNYTMVHALAAAMKMAGSATDATAIRADMSAALKALPASQNPQDFTGIDSNGGTESDAFLALIQDGKLRQAKISELAK
- a CDS encoding ABC transporter ATP-binding protein — its product is MLRLEGVTVGYDAFLALQGVDMQVHEGELVVLLGANGAGKSSLFHALSGLLRIRSGQVRWGELDLAHLRAPQIVAHGLVHCPEGRKLFGQLSVLKNLQLGAYVHRREKAALQDRLDQVFALFPDLAEKRDKPAGSLSGGQQQMVAIGRALMGQPKLLLLDEPSLGLAPLVVKQMFEVIQAINKAGTTVLLAEQNAHAALRIANRAYVIEQGRVVMEGNATALLHDESIRKAYIGT
- a CDS encoding ABC transporter ATP-binding protein, which codes for MLEIHDLGVRFGGLAAVDGVSTRIARGSITAIIGPNGAGKTTFFNLISGVCKPSCGSIRLEGQAVTGSRPDHMARLGIARTFQSCQLFDHASVLDNLIIGHRLRTRAGLWDALLGSSRLRREEALCRAKAQGALEFVGLRDVAHRLAGDITQEQRKRVAIALALATEPKLILLDEPAGGINPEETARLADLIRKLALSGLTVCLVEHKMDMVMRLADTVIVLNHGKKIAEGAPEAIRENPHVIHAYLGVPDAEA
- a CDS encoding branched-chain amino acid ABC transporter permease: MGAFRRSAIWIAPLALGIALPWLAGGNDYVLSVLALAFIYAIATLGLNLITGYTGQLNLAHAGFMAIGAYTVGILTVDHGVPFWWAFMLSGVVPAVLGMPIGWLSLRLRGYYFAIFTLCVGTIINLVIEKWDGLTHGVSGIIGIPAPPGFGPVQFSTPRAQYYLALGALVMMTWMMQRIVRSLVGRSFMAVRNSEPLAEALGIPLMRTKLLAFVLSVFYAGLAGGLYAGTIRFLGPDVANIAHTFDMVTAMLIGGLGTVAGPIVGSLVLPWITQYLQFMQDYRMIVFGPLLVVLLIFLPAGMVGTLRNWRARRDSQALAVAQPDAAPAHEHRAAAAQRHGHA
- a CDS encoding branched-chain amino acid ABC transporter permease, with protein sequence MDQIVQLLFNGLTLGAIYGLVALGLTMVYGVLHIPNFAHGALYMVGGYVAYTLISKLGLGYWWAMLGAGTTVALLGMLMQALVFAPLRKAPELYDMIGAIGVMLFLESAAQLIWGAGFHRLPTPYGQVLQIAGMPFPLQRVLIIAAAFVLVIVLHLFLTRTITGSTILALAQDPQGAALVGIDARWVTYLVFAISGALAAVAAVLYAPINLLYPTMGGLVIVKAFVIIILGGMGSFPGAILGGLIIGMAESFGGFYVSTDYKDIIAFVLLVVVLSVRPQGLLTQGAR
- a CDS encoding long-chain fatty acid--CoA ligase codes for the protein MNSRHLDVWPKVLPQHLHIPQTNLFFNVEVAAARFPDKPFLIFYDGTLSFGAFKREAEAIAGFLQRRCGIQAGDRVLLDMQNSPQFVLAYYGILRAGGVVVPVNPMNLTLELAHYVNDSGAKAAFVGQELFAQMRPLLGEGLKHIIVAAYSDYVAECPHIAVPSFVAAARENLTEPNVTLWVDMLAEQHAPGHLSTGPSDLCVMPYTSGTTGRPKGCMHTHHSVMSTAVGGIEWVRMPQDTVVLAVLPFFHVTGMQMSMNGPLYNGNTVVLLPRWDRDAAAACVQRYKVGSWQAISTMVVDFLMNPRIADYDLSSVWNMGGGGAAMPEAVAQKLHDLCGITYMEGYGMTETMAPSHINPLDRPKRQCLGIPIFDVDARVIDPQTLRVLPAGEVGEIVVHGPQVMQGYWGQPTATEEAFVTQDGKRFLRTGDLGRVDEEGYFFMVDRLKRMINASGYKVWPAEVESMMYQHPDIAEACVVGAVDAKRGETVKAYVVLKPQARGEVSEQSIVDWAHEHMAAYKSPRIVEFVDSLPKSGTGKVQWRALQEREAQRQQAAP